One part of the Glycine max cultivar Williams 82 chromosome 14, Glycine_max_v4.0, whole genome shotgun sequence genome encodes these proteins:
- the LOC100804047 gene encoding putative MO25-like protein At5g47540 produces the protein MKKALFKPKPKTPVELVRHARELIIFLDSKTCTRESKREEKLSDLSKTVLEIRTVLYGNGELEPNAEACSQITREFFKDDTFRLFILYLSNLNLGARQDATHVIANLQRQRINSQLIASQYLEKNLDLVDMLIDGYEKEGDIALSYGAVARECIRHQSVARHILESEHMKKFFDYIQLPNFEIASDAVATFKELLTRHKSTVAEFLSKNYDWFFKEYNSQLLESTSYFTRRYAIKLLGDMLLDRSNAAVMVQYVSSFDNMRILMNLLRDSNKTIKLDSFHVFKLFVANQNKPPEIVSILVTNKHKLLQFLDNFNSDKADEHFQADKQQVINEIITLEQEDRPCTSLDNCEVPC, from the exons ATGAAGAAAGCTCTTTTCAAGCCAAAGCCCAAAACACCAGTGGAGCTCGTGCGCCACGCCCGGGAACTCATCATCTTTCTCGACTCCAAAACATGCACTCGTGAAAGTAAACGCGAAGAGAAG CTATCAGACCTAAGCAAAACGGTACTGGAGATAAGAACTGTTCTTTATGGAAACGGAGAATTAGAGCCAAATGCTGAGGCGTGTTCTCAGATCACACGAGAGTTTTTCAAAGATGACACATTTCGCCTTTTCATTCTCTATCTGTCAAATCTTAATCTCGGG GCACGCCAAGATGCGACCCACGTGATTGCAAATTTGCAAAGGCAGCGAATTAATTCGCAACTAATTGCTTCTCAGTACCTGGAAAAAAATCTAGATCTTGTGGACATGCTCATAGACGG TTATGAGAAAGAGGGTGACATTGCTTTGTCGTATGGTGCGGTTGCAAGGGAGTGCATACGCCACCAGAGCGTAGCAAG GCATATTTTGGAATCAGAGCACATGAAGAAGTTTTTTGACTATATTCAGCTACCAAATTTTGAAATAGCATCAGATGCTGTTGCAACTTTTAAA GAGTTATTGACAAGGCACAAATCTACAGTTGCTGaatttctttctaaaaattATGACTGG TTCTTCAAAGAGTACAACTCTCAATTGCTTGAATCCACCAGTTATTTTACTAGACGGTACGCTATCAag TTATTGGGGGATATGTTATTGGATCGCTCGAATGCTGCTGTAATGGTCCAGTATGTGAGCTCGTTCGATAATATGAGGATCCTCATGAATCTCTTAAGA GATTCAAATAAGACAATTAAATTGGACTCCTTCCACGTTTTCAAG CTATTTGTTGCAAATCAAAATAAGCCTCCTGAGATTGTCAGCATCCTTGTTACAAACAAACATAAGCTTTTGCAATTTTTGGACAACTTTAATAGCGACAAAG CGGACGAGCATTTTCAAGCAGATAAACAACAAGTAATAAATGAGATAATAACTCTTGAACAAGAGGATCGTCCATGCACATCTTTGGACAATTGTGAAGTTCCATGTT